The genomic segment GGCGGCCAGCGCCTTGGTCTGGCGGTTGGAACTGCCCGATGCCACGATGACCCGCTCGAACAGTGGCGACAGATGCTCGGTGTTGAAGACCTGTATGTCTTGCGCCTTGACGTCTTGCAGGCCATCGACAATGGCGCGCTGGAGCTTGGCGAGGTTCTTCCGGGCGGCGGTTTCCGATGGGGTGGAGGCGGTCATCAGGTGGTGCGGTCAAGGCAATGGGAAGGGGGGAAATATAGCGTGCAGCCGGCGCGGCCTCGGCCCGGCCACGCCTGCGCACCTACCGCGCGCTGCATGCCGGCAGCGGCAGGCACGCATCATACGTTGACGGCGCAGCGCGCCGTCTGCGCGACAATGCGCCCAGCCCCATCCCCGAAAGGCACATAGTGAAAGAGACCGCACCCCTGCAACTGCAACTCGAGCGCTTCCTGCCCGACGACGGCTATGCCGGCACGCTGGTGGCGCGGGTTTGGCGCCCCGACGTGCAAGGCCCCTCGGTGGTGGCCTTGCGCGCCTCGGGCGTCTACGACCTGAGCGCCGATTACCCGACGATGAGCAGCTTGCTCGACCAACCCGAGCCGGCGCGCTGCGTGCACCTGGCCCCGGGCCAGCGCTTGGGCAGCGTCCAGGAGATTCTGGCGCACAGCGACGAAGCCCTGCGCCATCTGCAAAAGCCCTTTTTCCTCGCCCCCTGCGACCTGCAAGTGGTCAAGGCTGCGGGAGTGACCTTTGCCGCCAGCCTGATCGAACGGCTGATCGAGGAGCAGGCCGACGGCGACCCGGCCAAGGCCCAGCAGGTTCGTGCGCAAATGGTCGCCAAGGTGGGCACCGACCTGTCAGCGCTCAAGCCCGGCTCGCCGCAGGCGATGGCGTTGAAACAGCACCTGAAAGCCCAGGGCCTGTGGTCACAGTACCTGGAAGTCGGCATCGGGCCCGACGCCGAGATATTTGGCAAGGCGCCGGTGTTGTCGTCGGTGGGCACCGGTGCCGACATCGGCATCCGCGCCGACTCCACCTGGAACAACCCGGAGCCCGAGGTGGTGCTGGCCGTCGACGGGCGCGCCCGCATCGTCGGTGCAACGCTCGGCAACGACGTGAACCTGCGCGACCTGGAAGGCCGCAGCGCGCTGCTGCTGTCCAAGGCCAAGGACAACAACGCCTCCTGCGCGATCGGCCCGTACATCCGGCTGTTCGACGCCAGCTTTGGCCTGGCAGATGTGCGCCGCGAGCAGGTCGACCTGCGCGTCGATGGCCCGGAAGGCTTTGTGCTGCAAGGCATGAATTCGATGCAGTTCATCAGCCGCGAGCCGCAAGACCTGGTCGAGCAGGCGACCGCCGCGCACCAGTACCCCGACGGCTTCATGCTGTTTCTGGGCACGCTGTTCGCGCCCACGCAGGACCGCGATGAACCCGGCGGCGGTTTCACCCACAAGCTGGGCGACCGGGTCGCGATCCGCAGCGCCCATTTGGGTGAGCTGTGCAACCGCGTGAATCTGAGCGAAAAAGCCGCGCCATGGACCTTCGGCCTGCGCGCCTTCATCAACAACCTGGCCGCACGCGGGCTGTTGGCGCAGCGGGCGTTGTAGGGCGATGCGGCCTCGATCTGCCCGGCCACCGGAATCCCGCCCGCAGCGGCAGACTCCAAAAATCAGGAATCTTCAAACTCCGCGCTCCTGAACTTCAGCACGTTGCAGTTCTCCCTGACGGCGCGCTGTAGCCCCTCATCGAACCCGGTGTCCGAGTTGGCCCGAATCTCGATAGTGATGCTGACATTGACGCCGAAGCGCGAGGTGAATTGCCGGACGACCTCGTCGTCCAGACTGGCAAACTGCTCCTTGGCGCGGAGCGGGTTGATCTCGATGCTGCTGTAGAAGCGCTTCCTGACCGATGGCGGAGCGTCGTCAGCGGGACGGGCTGGACCCTTGGCCCGTGGCAGGCTTGCATCGGGGCCAGTGGTGCCCGGTGCAGGCTCCATGGCCCTTGCAGCGGCATCTCGTTGGGCATACCCGGCAGCAGTGACTGGTTCGACCAACAGCAGCGATGAATCCAGGGACGGCGAGGCACGCCTGCCGAAACTGAAGCCGACATAGCGCCCGTCTTCCTTGCCCTGCGCGAAGCCGAAGAACTCCCGGCTTTCTGCGCCTGCCGCCAGCGTTCGCTGAAAAACCGCGTCGTCCTTCAGGCGCGGCAGGTAGAGTTGCTGGCAACTCTGCTGCCATACGTTCAGGGCGCTGGTGTCCTTGGCATCGTCCTTCCAGAACCAGTCCTTCAGCACCTTGGCCAGATGGATCGGCGCCCACTCGCTGATGAGCAGCTCATTTTCCTTGAGCACGCGCTCGATTTCCTGCGACCAGTTCTGCGCGCCGGGGTTGAGCGGGAAATGCTCCCACTTCACTTCGGACAGGCCCCCGCCTTTCCCATTCATGGGGCGGGCTTCCTGCACCGGCGCGAGCAGCCACTTGCAGGTCTCGCGGATCATGCGCCGCACCGTTTCCTCAGCCTGCTCCAGGCTGGCTTGCGCCTGCTTGGCCATCAGGTTGTCGAGGACGATGCGGTTGTCCTTGTAGTCGCTGACGATGCTGCGCCAAGCCAGGTGCGTGCGAACGTGATCCTTCAGGCGGCCCACGCTATCGTAGTCCGCCGCCAGGAAGATCAGGCGGTTCTGCTTGAAGCGCGGCTGCTCGCCACGCTGGTTCAGAATCTCGGTCGCGCGCTCGATGGCCAGGCTCTGGCCGCTCTTGCTGAAGGCCGCGTCCGGCGGCAGCACCACCAACCGCAGCGCCCAGTCGTCGGGCACATCGCCGCTGCCGGTGAAGATGTGGATGCCGCCGAACACGTCGCGGGCAAAGCTCTTTTGCACGCGCTCGCGGATGGAGGGGAACAGGTCCTCCCTGTCCTGAAAGCGGCGCTTGCGTTCTTCCATCTCGCGCCGCAGGTTCGGGCGCGTGTCCAGCCAGAAGCGGTTGTTGGCGGCGTTCAGATAGTGCAGCCGGTCGCCCAGGCGCCGCAGCGCGTCCTTGAACAGGCCGGGTTGCTGTCCCGGCTGGGCCACGCCCAGGATCACGCGCTCCAGTTCCAGACCGCGCACACCCTGGCTGGATGTGCTGGGCGCGCTGCCCAGAAAGATCGCGCGCGCCGTGCGGCGGCAGGCTTGCACGCTGCCGAAACGGGTGTCCTTGTTCTCGATCTCCCAGGTCTCCGAACGCTCGCCGTCCACATCGCGCTCGATCACCGGCGGCCAGCCCTGCGGCAGGTAGTAAAGCACCTCGTTCAGCGTGTCGGCATCCATCAGCGGAAAGCTGCCGGACATGATCAGCAGGTCGTTGTTGCCATCCTTCCACAAGCGGTGAATCACCTTCGCCATCAGCTTCAGCACGCCGCGTGTGCGCTGGAAGTTGTCCAACGTCGACCAGTCCTCGTACAGGCGGTCGAACACCTCGGGGTGGATGGGGTAGGCGTGCGTCAAGCGCTTCAGGTACTTGCTGTCCTGCGTTTCCTGCGGGAAGTCGTCGCGGTTGTCGATGTAGTAGTCCGCGAAGGCCCGGCAGACCGATTCCAGCGCCAACGGGTCGTTGGTGCTGGAAAACAGCCGCCGGCGCACGATCTCGAACGCCTCCTCGGTGGCCACCGGTTTCCACAGCGCCTGAATCCGGCCAAAGTAGTGCGACAGCGAATCCAGCGCCTTCTCGCCGCGCTGACTGCCGGCCTCCTTCGCGGACTCCTGCAGCGAGGCCAGCAGCACGGCGGTCGGCACGGCCTTCAGGGCTTCCGTCAGCGCCTGCACGAAGCTGAGGTTGGAATCGAAGCTGCCGCCCGTCAGCGCCTTGCCCTCCTCGAACTGGCGCACATAGGCCACCAACTCGTCGATCAGGATCACGCAGGGCGCATGGCGGCCCAGCAGATCGGCCAGCACATCCTTGCCCGGCGAGGTGCCCGAGGCGTCGGCATCCGCCACCAGCGCGTAGCCCGGCGCCCCGCCCAGTTGCCAGGCCAGGTCGCCCCACAGCGTGCGGATGCTCTGCCCATCCCTGACCACAGCCTGGTTGGGCGAGGACTTGATGCCGTCCAGCACGGCGACGCGCGCGCGGGGCAGTTCGGTCACGCCCGCCGCATCGAGGATGGCGGGCACGCCCTGCAAATCGCTGGCAGGTGCTTCGCCCTTGGCGAGGTGGTAGACCGCCAGCATGGTGTGCGTCTTGCCGCCGCCAAAAGCGGTTTGCAACTGAATCACCGGGTCGCCACCTCGGCCAGACAAACGCTTGACCACCGAATCGAGCAGCAGGCGCATGCCTTCGGTGATGAAGGTGCGCTGGAAGAACAGCGCCGGGTTCTGGTACTCCGCGTTGGCCGTGCCGGCATGCACGCGCGACAGGTCAGCCGCAAACTCGGCTTGCTGGAATGTTCCCTTCAGCACATCGTCATGCGGGACGGCGATTTCACGCCAGGGTTTAAGTGTCATGGCTGGGCCTCCGGATTCGCTGCCGGAATGACAAGAAGAAGCTCGCTCTGATCAATCATTCGGTAATGTGCTGGCTTGCCGCCAAGTTCGAGCGTCTCGCGCAAGATGATTGGAACACCCTCGCCGCGACGATCCATGATGAAGTTCCGATAGGGCGCGAAGCTCGAGTCTTCCATCGGACAACGCGCAAGCAGACTGGCGAGGGCCTCATTGCGCGCGGATTGACGCTCCACCAGGCTCTCCGTATCCATCGTGTTGGGCAACATGCCCGGTGAATAAATTTCGAGGCGATCCGCAAACAGGCGCAGCCGTACCTTGGCGCCATGAATCGAGTAATCCCGATGCGCCACGGCATTGGTGATGGCTTCAAACACCGCCCGCATCGAGAACTGCGGCATATCCACACGCCCGCCATGCTGTTGCTTGAAGGCGGCGACTTGCATGTTCTTGCGCACAAAGGCGCAGGCAGCATGAATTTGCCGATCAAGCGGGCCGGTCATATCGCTTGCATCGATCTGGTAGGCGGACTCCCCTTGCGGCACCACCGTCGTGCCCTGATACGCAACCGCCTGGATATAGGCAGAAGGCAGAAATTCCTGAGGCCGTTCGCTGCCCAGCAACAACCCCGCAACCGTTGGCCGCCAAGCTCCATCATCGTCCTGCGCGGCCATCGCCAGCTTGCGCAACGCAACTTCACGCGGCGCTGCGCCTTCGCTCACCACGAAACGACGCCACAAGTCTTCGCACAGAGGCTCCAACGTCGCGCCGGGAACGGGCATTTCATCAAACCGGATCAAGCGCGACTGGCTGCGTTGCTGGAACAGTCGCGCCAGTTGATCTGGAGGAATGGGCCGCCTGGAAGAACCCACGCGCTGCAAATAACCGCCGGGACTTTGATGCACGAACAAGCTGCGCTTGACCTCGACACGGATGACAGGCTGCTCGATGCCTCCCGCATCGGGCAGGGTCAGGCGCTCGATGATGGGGGCCAGCGGCGGCTTGATGGATTGTTCACAGGCTTCACGCAGCACAGTCTCCACCGCATCGAGCTTATCCAGTTCGATGCCGATTACTGTACGGCTGGTGTCCTCCACTCCCAGCAACAGCACGCCGCCCGCGCTATTGGCAAAGGCGGCCAATTCGTTGGCCACCCCATCTTGCGTTGGCCCACGGACTTTGCCTCCGGCGAACTTCACTTCTTTCATCTCCAGAAAACTGTCTTCGCCCAGACGGATTTTTTCCAGCAGTTCGCTGCGGGTTGCCAACATCTCAAACCTCCGTTCCCAGACGCTTCCAGCGCCGTGAAAATGCTTCATGCCCGCCCTCCATCACGCGGCACACTTCGCGGCGCACCTTCGATTCCTGCAATGCGCCGCTTTGCTGCACGAAACACTGTCCACGTCCAAACCCCATCAGATGCACCAGTTCCGCATCGCCATTGACCACGACATTCGGGTTGTGGGTGACGACGATGAGTTGGCGGCGCAGCTTGTTCTCCCGAATCTGCCGCACGATCAGGTCATAGATCAGGTGGTTGTCGAGATCGTCTTCAGGCTGGTCGAGAACGATGGGTTCTTCCCCGAAAGCAAGCAAGAAGGCCAGCAAGGCGGCTGAACGCTGTCCTTGCGACCCTCGACTGATAGGGTGCCAAGCCTCGTCACGCCGGTACTCGATGCGCAAATCATCTTCCGGAAACCAGGCCAGCACATGGTCAGCAAACTCCGGCTTTTCACGCTTGCGCTGCAAGTAATTTCGGAAATGCCCGCCCAAAGCCAAATCGTCCGGTGCACCCCCACCTAGCACACCTAGCAATTGCTGTTTGGCGGCAGTCACCGCAGCTACCTTTCCCGCATCATCCGCCCGCGCCAGCGTGAATGCCATCCCGCCCGAAGGCTCGCCATTTTCAACCTTGAGGATATCGTCCTCGAATCGGTTGTCCGTCACATCGATCAATTCGCGCAATTCACGCTCGATCTGGCGCGGCCCGAAGCCGAAGGGCGCGACTGCAATGCGCACCTGCGTGTTGTTGGTCAAGGCGCTCCGTATGAAGGACTGTCGCGCTTGCGTGATGCTTTGACGCTTTTCCGCAAGCAGTTTTTGTTGTGCTTCGATCTGCTTCGCCAGTTCCTGGCGGTCTGATTTCATCTTCTGGAGTGCTTTGTGCTGCGTTTCCAGTTGCTGTTTTTCCTGCGTCAGCCGGGCAAACGCTTGCGGGTCGCTCACACCCTGCGCTGCGAACTGCTGTTGCAAGGCTGCATGCGCTTGCCGGGCGGCTTGAGCGCGTGCTTTCCATTGCGCGTGGCGGGCATCTTTTTGCAGGGTCTCGATCAACGCATCGAGCTTGCGCGCCTGCTCTTGCAAACCGGCGCGAACCTGTTCGACCTGCGCATCCGCATCCTTGCGCCAAGCCAACAGATCGGCGTCCTGTTCCGTGAAGTGCTGGCCGGGCCAATCGTCCAGGACGATCTGCTCGGGCAATGCTGCAATGCGCTGCGCACCGTCGCGCAACTGCTCGAACAAATTGCTCACCTCGCGTTCCTGGTGTTGCGCCTGCGCGTAAGCACGCAGCACCGTTGCATGGTCGGCCTGCGACAGTGCCGCCAACTTCTTGCCCGCTTCATCCAGCCTGCGCTCGACTTCGGCTTGCCCGGCCAACTTACCGTCCAGTTCACGCAAGCGGGCACGCTGGGTGAAAAATGTGCGCCGCGCTTCCTCAAGCACCTGTTTCAGTGGTTCGACATTGCCGGCTTCATCGATGATGGCAAGCAATGTTTGCCGCCCACTGCCCGCCAGGGCAGCGATCTGCCCCTGCGAGAAGATGCGCAAGGGAAACCGCGCCGCATTCACGCTTTGGCTGGGGGATTGTTGCCATTGCCCGTTGCGCCACTCCTGCACCTCCGCGCCTTGCCCATTGGCAGACCAGGACAGGCGTAGCCGATCATCGTCGTGCTGCCATTCCAGCCGGATCACGGTTTCGGCCCGCAATGCGCCCTTGCCATCGCGCCCGGTGGCAACCTTGCGAAACTCGTCGAAATGCGCACGCGGCTCGCTATCCTGCCCCAATGCCGTCAATTCCTGAACGCGCCCCGCCGCCAGCCGCAGGCCATGCACCACCGTGGATTTGCCTGTGCCGCGCCCGCCGACGACGGCATTGAAAAAGGGTGAGCAATCCAGCCTTGCAACCTGGCCGTTGCCCATGTAGCGCGCGTTTTCGATTTCAACGCCCGTAATGATGTGCGCGGGGAGCTTGAACGGGTCGAACGCCCCTTCATCGCTGCGCCGTATCGACACGCCATTGCCATCCAGCAATGCCA from the Verminephrobacter eiseniae EF01-2 genome contains:
- a CDS encoding ATP-binding protein, which translates into the protein MTLKPWREIAVPHDDVLKGTFQQAEFAADLSRVHAGTANAEYQNPALFFQRTFITEGMRLLLDSVVKRLSGRGGDPVIQLQTAFGGGKTHTMLAVYHLAKGEAPASDLQGVPAILDAAGVTELPRARVAVLDGIKSSPNQAVVRDGQSIRTLWGDLAWQLGGAPGYALVADADASGTSPGKDVLADLLGRHAPCVILIDELVAYVRQFEEGKALTGGSFDSNLSFVQALTEALKAVPTAVLLASLQESAKEAGSQRGEKALDSLSHYFGRIQALWKPVATEEAFEIVRRRLFSSTNDPLALESVCRAFADYYIDNRDDFPQETQDSKYLKRLTHAYPIHPEVFDRLYEDWSTLDNFQRTRGVLKLMAKVIHRLWKDGNNDLLIMSGSFPLMDADTLNEVLYYLPQGWPPVIERDVDGERSETWEIENKDTRFGSVQACRRTARAIFLGSAPSTSSQGVRGLELERVILGVAQPGQQPGLFKDALRRLGDRLHYLNAANNRFWLDTRPNLRREMEERKRRFQDREDLFPSIRERVQKSFARDVFGGIHIFTGSGDVPDDWALRLVVLPPDAAFSKSGQSLAIERATEILNQRGEQPRFKQNRLIFLAADYDSVGRLKDHVRTHLAWRSIVSDYKDNRIVLDNLMAKQAQASLEQAEETVRRMIRETCKWLLAPVQEARPMNGKGGGLSEVKWEHFPLNPGAQNWSQEIERVLKENELLISEWAPIHLAKVLKDWFWKDDAKDTSALNVWQQSCQQLYLPRLKDDAVFQRTLAAGAESREFFGFAQGKEDGRYVGFSFGRRASPSLDSSLLLVEPVTAAGYAQRDAAARAMEPAPGTTGPDASLPRAKGPARPADDAPPSVRKRFYSSIEINPLRAKEQFASLDDEVVRQFTSRFGVNVSITIEIRANSDTGFDEGLQRAVRENCNVLKFRSAEFEDS
- a CDS encoding TrlF family AAA-like ATPase → MTTTKWPYPGSRWWKFDFHTHTPASHDTPWHRGGLVLSAEDWLLRYMAAEIDCVAVTDHNSGAWVDTLKIAYAQMKAQPPAGFRELTLFPGVEISVQGGVHVLAIFDPAVTTSDIDTLLGAVGYQGTKGDSDAVTSRGIAEVIQAILTAGAVPIPAHADKDKGLLQCKPNTKQSEVDANTLRQAMGVEGLLAVEWGNGNTPWPQCVATDEPRLAKVLGSDCHSFQSAQAPGSAYTWVKMASPTLEGLRLALLDGNGVSIRRSDEGAFDPFKLPAHIITGVEIENARYMGNGQVARLDCSPFFNAVVGGRGTGKSTVVHGLRLAAGRVQELTALGQDSEPRAHFDEFRKVATGRDGKGALRAETVIRLEWQHDDDRLRLSWSANGQGAEVQEWRNGQWQQSPSQSVNAARFPLRIFSQGQIAALAGSGRQTLLAIIDEAGNVEPLKQVLEEARRTFFTQRARLRELDGKLAGQAEVERRLDEAGKKLAALSQADHATVLRAYAQAQHQEREVSNLFEQLRDGAQRIAALPEQIVLDDWPGQHFTEQDADLLAWRKDADAQVEQVRAGLQEQARKLDALIETLQKDARHAQWKARAQAARQAHAALQQQFAAQGVSDPQAFARLTQEKQQLETQHKALQKMKSDRQELAKQIEAQQKLLAEKRQSITQARQSFIRSALTNNTQVRIAVAPFGFGPRQIERELRELIDVTDNRFEDDILKVENGEPSGGMAFTLARADDAGKVAAVTAAKQQLLGVLGGGAPDDLALGGHFRNYLQRKREKPEFADHVLAWFPEDDLRIEYRRDEAWHPISRGSQGQRSAALLAFLLAFGEEPIVLDQPEDDLDNHLIYDLIVRQIRENKLRRQLIVVTHNPNVVVNGDAELVHLMGFGRGQCFVQQSGALQESKVRREVCRVMEGGHEAFSRRWKRLGTEV
- a CDS encoding fumarylacetoacetate hydrolase family protein, yielding MKETAPLQLQLERFLPDDGYAGTLVARVWRPDVQGPSVVALRASGVYDLSADYPTMSSLLDQPEPARCVHLAPGQRLGSVQEILAHSDEALRHLQKPFFLAPCDLQVVKAAGVTFAASLIERLIEEQADGDPAKAQQVRAQMVAKVGTDLSALKPGSPQAMALKQHLKAQGLWSQYLEVGIGPDAEIFGKAPVLSSVGTGADIGIRADSTWNNPEPEVVLAVDGRARIVGATLGNDVNLRDLEGRSALLLSKAKDNNASCAIGPYIRLFDASFGLADVRREQVDLRVDGPEGFVLQGMNSMQFISREPQDLVEQATAAHQYPDGFMLFLGTLFAPTQDRDEPGGGFTHKLGDRVAIRSAHLGELCNRVNLSEKAAPWTFGLRAFINNLAARGLLAQRAL
- a CDS encoding ATP-binding protein, translating into MKHFHGAGSVWERRFEMLATRSELLEKIRLGEDSFLEMKEVKFAGGKVRGPTQDGVANELAAFANSAGGVLLLGVEDTSRTVIGIELDKLDAVETVLREACEQSIKPPLAPIIERLTLPDAGGIEQPVIRVEVKRSLFVHQSPGGYLQRVGSSRRPIPPDQLARLFQQRSQSRLIRFDEMPVPGATLEPLCEDLWRRFVVSEGAAPREVALRKLAMAAQDDDGAWRPTVAGLLLGSERPQEFLPSAYIQAVAYQGTTVVPQGESAYQIDASDMTGPLDRQIHAACAFVRKNMQVAAFKQQHGGRVDMPQFSMRAVFEAITNAVAHRDYSIHGAKVRLRLFADRLEIYSPGMLPNTMDTESLVERQSARNEALASLLARCPMEDSSFAPYRNFIMDRRGEGVPIILRETLELGGKPAHYRMIDQSELLLVIPAANPEAQP